The following is a genomic window from Lujinxingia vulgaris.
CCATCGGCGCGGCCGTTGAGGCGGCGTCGACCGACGCTGAGCGTTCCTTTGTGCTGGTGGAAGTCGGCACCTATGACGAGGTGCTGGAGCTGCGTGAGGGCGTGCACGTGGTGGGGGGCTATGCGTTCGGGTGGCTCTACGACCCCAACGGGCGGGTAGAGATCTCGGGCGGGCGCCCCTCGGTGATTGGCGAAGATATCGAAGCTGCGACACGCCTTGTGAACCTGCGCGTTCGCGGGCAGGACGCGCCGGAGGGGGAGACGTCGGTGGCGATGCTTCTGCGCAACAGCCAGGGGGTGGTGCTGGAGAGCACGGTGATTGAGGCGGGGCGTGGAGGCGCGGGTGTCGATGGTGGGGAGGGATCGATCGGTGGCAATGGCCGAGCGGGAAGTCCGGGGGGCGATGCACCGCCGCGTCGCGATCTGGCCGGTTTGCGTTGTATTAATGAAGACAATCCCCCCACACCCGGGGCGGGGGGAACATCGAGTTGCGGGGCGCCGGGAGGGCGAGGCGGGGACTCCGGGTTCAATTATGGCAGCGGGGAACGTGGGGACTCCGGAAGCGCCGGCGATCTGGGGGGGCCAGGTGGGAGCGGTGGTGAGAGTCCGCAGGACGGTACTGTGGGCTCGCGAGGAAGCAATGGCGTGCAGGGGCCTTCAGGCGCGGGAGGCAGCGATGAAGGGCACTTCGATCTGAACGCCCTCCGCTGGGTAGGTCAGAGCGGTGCGCCTGGCGGGCTGGGCACTCCCGGCGGCGGTGGGGGCGGTGGCGGTGGGGGCGGTGGCTATCATAATGAAGGAACGTTTGGCGTCTTTTGCGATACCTGGGGAGGCGCCGGCGGTGGCGGCGCCAGCGGCGGATGTCCGGGAACGGGAGGTCAGGGCGGGGGCCCGGGAGGCGCATCGATCGGGGTGTTGCTCGAGAATGCGATCTTCACCGGGCGAGCCGCCCGTATTGTGGGCGGCATCGGTGGCGTAGGGGGGCAGGGCGGTGTTGGTGGCGCGGGAGGTCTGGGAGGCACGCCCGGCGGCGGTGGTGGTAACCGTGAGCTTAACAGCGGTCTGGGAGGTGCGGGCGGCGCGGGCGGCAACGGCGGCCAGGGAGGTACCGGCGGAGGCGGCGCGGGTGGGCCCTCATTTGCGATCTATGCGACCTCTCCGGTCACGCTCAACGATCTGGGCGATGTTGAGATTGTGGCCGGTCAGGGTGGGGAGGGCGGCGGGCCGGGAAGTGGCGAGCTCAAGGGAGCGACCGGGCGGAGCGCGGAGTTGGAGGTGGCGCCTTAAGGTCGAGCTGAGCACTTCAGCGAACTCTGGCGCTGGCGTTGTTGCCAGAGATGAAAAGGGCTCCCGAATGGGAGCCCTTTTTCGTGGAGAAGTTCAGTGGTGATGCGGCGAAGCCTTACTCCTGAAACTTGCGTTTAAGGTCGGCCAGGTCGTCGCGGTCGCCCTCATTTTTGCGGGGCGCGCTCGGTGCCGAAGACGAGTCGCTGCGAGATTTGCGATCTTCGAGGCGGCTGAAGATGGCGTCGAGCTCGGCGCGGCGTGGGTCTAGGCTGTTGCCGATGTCGCTGATCTCGCGCATGGCCTCGATGTCGGCTTCCATGCTGTCGATCTTGCTGGACATGCGGTCGAACTCGCGCATGGAGCGGGTGGTGTCGAAGGTCTCGTCGGTCACGAAGTCCGCCGGGGTCGGGCTGGAGGTGCGCGGCGTGGTCGAGGAGGGAGTTCTGGGGGCAGGTGCGGCGTCGCCCTGCTCGCGGGCTTCCATGCGGCGGCGAAGCTCGGCGTCCCAGGCCGACTCATTACGAAGGGATGGGCGTGCGCCGCTCTGGCGCCTGGAGGCTGCGCGCATCTTGCCGCGGGTGCCTTCGAGCTTGTGCTCCAGCGCTTCGAGGGCGCGGGCGATGTCCTGCATATAAGCGCGATGCTCATCGAGCTGGTCGCGCAGGCGGCGCGCCTCGACCATGGCCTTGTTTTTGACGACGAGCGCCTCGCGGGCCAGATCCTCGTCACCGTTTCGCAGGGCAAGCATGGCGCGATCTTCCCACTGGTCAGCCTTTTCACGCTCGCTGCGGATCTGCTCGATGATCTGGCGCTCCCCGCGGCGCAGCTCGGCCTGCTGGCGCTTGGCATCGCGAAGGCTGGTCTCGACCTCGCGCAGGTTGGAGCGAACCCCGCCGCGCTCGCTGCGCGAGCTTTCATTGAAGTTCGAGCGAATCAAGAGGTTGAGGCGGTCGAGGATGCTCATAAGGACTCCCTGCAGCGGGGTTATTCGCCAAAAAGGCTCAGGTTGTTGTCTTCAGCACGGCGGGCGCGCGACTCCGAGCTCCGGCCGCTCTCCGAGTCGGCCTGCGACGCCCCGCCATTAAGACCATCGGACGGGGACGCCGGCGCTCCGGGCACAAGGCCGGGGCCGCGCGAGGCGTCGCGTGAGACTCGCCCCTCATGCTCCCAGCGGCCTCCGGTGGGCGGTGGCGCAACAAACATAAAACCTTCCAGCGCGCGGCGGTAATCCGACCAGCCACCGGCCTGGGCGTCACCGGTCATCAGGGGTTCGCAGGCATTCCAGCACATGTTCATGCGGCTGTCGATGAGGTCGAGGAAATGCAAGATCATCGCCTCGGCGGTGCGCGGGGTCACCGGCGAGCCGTACTCAAGGCGGCCGTGATGGCTGAGCACCAGGTGCTTGAGGTGTGTGACCAGCTCGGCATCCACTGGCGGCTGCAGCGCCCCGGCCACCTGACCTACAATTTCGGCACCGCGCGCGATATGGCCCACCAGGCGACCCTCGGTGGTGTAGTCGAAGCTGCGGCGGTAGGAGAGCTCCTCGATCTTGCCCATGTCGTGCAGCACGACGCCGGCCACGACCAGATCGGAGTCGACAAGCCCCGGGTAGTAGGTCTGGTA
Proteins encoded in this region:
- a CDS encoding 3'-5' exoribonuclease YhaM family protein; amino-acid sequence: MARSKVFIADLEDNSVVESTFLLAVKSIRETRSGDPYLSMTLQDRTGTIEVRAWDNALVLDKRAEVDDFVAIRGRVSSYRDNLQITLNDLERVDDAGVDLADYMPHSRWSADLLFEELRELIDTSIESAEVRRFLNALLGDENFATRYKQAPAAVTNHHNFLGGLLEHTLSMARLGLQMARHYQTYYPGLVDSDLVVAGVVLHDMGKIEELSYRRSFDYTTEGRLVGHIARGAEIVGQVAGALQPPVDAELVTHLKHLVLSHHGRLEYGSPVTPRTAEAMILHFLDLIDSRMNMCWNACEPLMTGDAQAGGWSDYRRALEGFMFVAPPPTGGRWEHEGRVSRDASRGPGLVPGAPASPSDGLNGGASQADSESGRSSESRARRAEDNNLSLFGE
- a CDS encoding PspA/IM30 family protein is translated as MSILDRLNLLIRSNFNESSRSERGGVRSNLREVETSLRDAKRQQAELRRGERQIIEQIRSEREKADQWEDRAMLALRNGDEDLAREALVVKNKAMVEARRLRDQLDEHRAYMQDIARALEALEHKLEGTRGKMRAASRRQSGARPSLRNESAWDAELRRRMEAREQGDAAPAPRTPSSTTPRTSSPTPADFVTDETFDTTRSMREFDRMSSKIDSMEADIEAMREISDIGNSLDPRRAELDAIFSRLEDRKSRSDSSSAPSAPRKNEGDRDDLADLKRKFQE